ATCAATCCTGGAGTCTGCGAAATTTACCAGTAACCCTATTTCTTTATCCACTGCTCTAAAGTATGTCTAACCTGATTATAATACTTTCCACTTATCTCCTCAACAGTTTTAATCTCTACCACAATCTAATCTTCAACAAAAAGATCAAGTCTATGAATCCCAACCTCAACACCTTGATAGAATATCTTGACTTCTTTTTCTGATTCAAAGATGATGTTCTGTCTTGCAAACTCAA
This genomic interval from bacterium contains the following:
- a CDS encoding GxxExxY protein, which codes for MFNTTIGPGFLESIYHNALKVEFARQNIIFESEKEVKIFYQGVEVGIHRLDLFVED